In a genomic window of Mucilaginibacter sp. KACC 22063:
- a CDS encoding dihydroorotase: MNLLIKSATIIDPTSPFHQQVTDILIQDGIIKQIGNSIAADVETVDAAGKYVLPGFFDLNCNIGELGFETKEDFTTGTKAAAAGGFTGLALMPNSQKPAHSKAEVEYLVNKSRNNIVDIVPLGTISQKREGKDMAEMYDMYQSGARAFTDGNRPVQDAGLMERALLYANGFNALIFSYPEDTAIAGKAKVHEGEVSTLLGMKGIPSLAEELMVARDLYLSEYTGSPIHFSTISTARSVELIREAKAKGIKVTCDVAVHHLVLTDQALLGFDSHYKVKPPLRTQKDVDALLSGLNDGTIDAIVSQHTPHEVEFKDVEFEIAEFGITGLQTVLPLALKAGLSIEQIAEKLAVNPRNILNQPAASVKDGGLANLVLLDTAEQWQYTKQNNQSKSYNSPYIGQTLTGKVLLTINNNQIFKV; encoded by the coding sequence ATGAATTTGCTCATCAAGTCTGCTACTATTATTGATCCCACTTCCCCCTTTCATCAGCAGGTTACCGACATTTTAATTCAGGACGGCATTATTAAACAGATCGGCAACAGCATTGCCGCTGATGTTGAAACTGTTGATGCGGCCGGTAAGTATGTGTTGCCAGGTTTCTTTGACCTGAATTGTAACATCGGTGAACTGGGCTTTGAAACAAAAGAAGATTTTACAACAGGCACTAAAGCTGCCGCAGCCGGAGGATTTACAGGTTTAGCTTTAATGCCAAACTCGCAAAAACCTGCCCATTCTAAAGCCGAGGTCGAATACCTTGTCAATAAATCGCGCAATAATATTGTGGATATCGTGCCTTTAGGTACCATATCGCAAAAGCGCGAAGGCAAAGACATGGCCGAAATGTATGATATGTACCAGAGCGGTGCACGTGCTTTTACTGATGGTAACCGCCCTGTGCAGGATGCCGGACTAATGGAACGTGCTTTATTGTACGCCAACGGTTTTAACGCGCTGATATTCTCATATCCTGAAGATACTGCTATTGCCGGAAAAGCAAAGGTACACGAAGGAGAGGTAAGCACGCTCTTAGGGATGAAAGGCATCCCTTCATTAGCGGAGGAACTGATGGTTGCCCGCGATCTGTACCTTTCTGAGTATACCGGCTCACCAATACACTTTTCGACTATTTCAACAGCACGATCGGTTGAATTGATACGTGAAGCTAAAGCGAAAGGCATTAAGGTGACCTGCGATGTTGCCGTGCATCATTTAGTACTTACAGACCAGGCGCTTTTAGGTTTCGACAGCCATTATAAAGTTAAGCCACCACTACGCACACAAAAAGATGTAGATGCTTTGCTGTCCGGCTTAAATGATGGCACCATCGATGCTATTGTATCTCAGCATACCCCTCATGAAGTTGAGTTTAAGGATGTGGAGTTTGAAATTGCCGAATTTGGCATTACAGGTCTGCAAACCGTACTGCCGCTTGCGCTTAAAGCCGGTTTAAGCATTGAACAAATTGCCGAAAAGCTGGCCGTTAATCCGCGTAATATTTTAAATCAGCCAGCAGCCTCGGTTAAAGATGGTGGGCTGGCAAATTTAGTATTGCTTGATACTGCGGAGCAATGGCAGTACACAAAACAAAATAATCAGTCAAAATCTTATAATTCGCCATATATCGGTCAAACGTTAACAGGCAAGGTGTTGTTAACTATTAACAACAATCAAATTTTTAAAGTATGA
- a CDS encoding DUF72 domain-containing protein produces MTDWYIGCSGFSYKHWIGGFYPEGLPQSKWFNFYGEHFKTLELNVTFYRFPLLKTLQGWYQKSDTDFRFSVKAYRTITHFKQFHDAYDLVNQFYDVVNNGLQEKLGPVLFQMPPRFSYSEERLERIINSLNPSFKNVVEMRHPTWWRQDVYKILGEHHITFCGMSHPTLPDDMIQNTPIVYYRFHGVPELYKSPYTTDFLQKKVDEVKHHHKTKEAWFYFNNDVIVAAIDNAKETIAIAKQ; encoded by the coding sequence ATGACTGATTGGTACATTGGATGTTCGGGGTTTTCATACAAACATTGGATAGGTGGATTTTATCCCGAAGGCCTTCCGCAAAGCAAGTGGTTTAATTTTTACGGCGAGCATTTTAAAACGCTCGAACTTAACGTTACATTCTATCGTTTCCCGCTGCTTAAAACATTGCAGGGCTGGTATCAAAAAAGCGATACCGACTTTCGTTTTTCGGTAAAGGCCTATCGTACCATTACGCATTTCAAACAGTTTCATGACGCATACGATCTCGTAAATCAGTTCTACGATGTGGTCAACAATGGTTTACAGGAAAAATTAGGGCCGGTATTATTTCAGATGCCGCCGCGTTTCAGTTACAGCGAAGAACGTTTGGAAAGGATCATCAATAGTTTAAACCCTTCGTTTAAGAATGTGGTAGAAATGCGGCATCCAACCTGGTGGCGGCAGGATGTTTACAAAATACTGGGTGAGCATCATATTACCTTTTGCGGCATGAGCCATCCTACCCTGCCGGATGACATGATCCAAAACACGCCAATTGTTTATTACCGCTTTCATGGCGTGCCCGAACTTTATAAATCACCTTATACAACAGATTTTTTACAAAAGAAAGTTGATGAAGTAAAGCATCATCATAAAACCAAAGAGGCTTGGTTTTACTTTAATAATGATGTAATTGTTGCTGCGATTGATAACGCAAAAGAAACTATTGCAATAGCCAAGCAATAA
- a CDS encoding DUF4199 domain-containing protein, with the protein MEMSVRDLQKKSATSGIILGIVLIVCSVLSFYFITTIATSIWMITLGPMFFSVIIPLIIAILFTSDLRKKIGGYWTFRQAVTGIFIMFFCAYVVSYIGYNLLFVRVIEPQAIQKTEEKVVGATTAVMEKQGVDQEKIDEQEKKMRDQFDIQNNMTPVKIISGVGISLIFMFVIAMIFAAIFKKDPPLSMSNTYTADDYVDPTV; encoded by the coding sequence ATGGAAATGTCTGTTCGGGATCTTCAAAAAAAAAGTGCAACATCAGGTATCATTCTTGGCATCGTACTGATAGTTTGTAGTGTACTATCATTCTATTTTATCACTACTATCGCTACATCCATTTGGATGATAACATTAGGGCCAATGTTCTTCTCTGTTATCATTCCTTTAATCATCGCAATACTGTTTACCAGCGATCTTAGAAAGAAGATAGGTGGCTATTGGACGTTCAGACAGGCAGTAACAGGTATTTTTATAATGTTTTTTTGCGCCTATGTAGTTAGTTATATAGGTTACAATTTATTATTTGTAAGAGTTATTGAACCTCAGGCTATCCAAAAAACAGAAGAGAAGGTTGTTGGCGCTACTACGGCTGTGATGGAAAAGCAGGGTGTTGATCAGGAGAAGATTGATGAGCAGGAAAAAAAGATGAGAGATCAATTTGATATTCAAAATAATATGACACCCGTAAAAATCATATCAGGTGTAGGTATCTCATTAATTTTTATGTTTGTAATTGCAATGATCTTTGCAGCCATATTCAAAAAAGATCCTCCACTTTCTATGAGTAACACTTACACTGCAGATGATTATGTTGATCCGACTGTTTAA
- a CDS encoding aldo/keto reductase: MEYRKLGRTDLEVSVITFGAWAAGGWMWGGNDDNDAIGAMHAAYDLGITSIDTAPIYGQGKSEELVGQAIKDFPRDKVQILTKYGMRWDDNKGQLAFKSKDNSGKPIDIYKYAGRDSVIMECENSLKRLGTDYIDLYQIHWPDVTTPIDETMEAVLMLKEQGKIREAGVCNYDAQQMQEAEKTISLASNQVPFSMVNRGIQNELIPHCIEHNKSILAYSPLERGLLTGKMKPGQEFGEGDHRAGVKYFKDENIKRTNDFLQKIKHIADDKNATLGQLVLRWTVEHPGITIALVGARNADQAKQNAKAIEVKLTAEEIDFINQQLDQLQIID; the protein is encoded by the coding sequence ATGGAATACAGAAAATTAGGAAGAACAGATCTTGAAGTATCAGTGATAACTTTTGGTGCATGGGCAGCCGGTGGCTGGATGTGGGGTGGAAATGATGATAATGATGCCATAGGTGCTATGCATGCGGCCTATGACCTGGGAATTACTTCTATTGACACTGCACCAATTTACGGGCAGGGCAAAAGTGAGGAATTAGTTGGGCAGGCCATTAAAGATTTCCCGCGTGATAAGGTGCAGATCCTTACCAAATATGGTATGCGCTGGGACGATAATAAAGGCCAGCTGGCTTTTAAAAGCAAAGACAACAGCGGAAAACCGATTGACATTTATAAATATGCCGGTCGTGATAGTGTGATCATGGAATGCGAGAACAGCCTTAAACGCCTGGGTACAGACTATATCGACCTTTACCAAATTCACTGGCCTGATGTAACTACGCCAATTGACGAGACCATGGAAGCTGTTCTAATGCTGAAAGAGCAAGGTAAGATCCGCGAAGCAGGTGTATGTAATTATGATGCACAGCAAATGCAGGAGGCTGAAAAAACAATAAGCCTGGCATCAAACCAGGTCCCTTTTAGCATGGTTAACCGCGGTATACAAAATGAACTCATTCCACATTGTATAGAACATAACAAGTCGATATTGGCTTACAGTCCTTTGGAAAGAGGCTTGTTAACCGGCAAAATGAAACCGGGGCAGGAATTTGGTGAAGGCGACCACCGTGCGGGCGTTAAATATTTTAAAGATGAGAACATTAAACGCACCAACGATTTTTTGCAAAAGATCAAACATATTGCCGATGACAAAAATGCCACATTAGGCCAGTTGGTATTGCGCTGGACAGTTGAGCATCCGGGCATTACTATTGCGTTGGTAGGTGCACGCAATGCCGATCAGGCTAAACAAAATGCCAAGGCTATAGAGGTAAAACTTACCGCCGAGGAAATTGATTTTATCAATCAGCAATTAGATCAGCTACAAATAATTGACTAA
- a CDS encoding 1-deoxy-D-xylulose-5-phosphate reductoisomerase, protein MKHIAILGSTGSIGTQALEVIEGNAELFKAHVLTAQNNAALLIQQCLKFRPTYAVICNTDKYTEVKEALAGTGTEVLAGHQAVKDIVTDSKIDVVLTAMVGFSGLEPTINAIKAGKDIALANKETLVVAGELITSLAKEHNVKLLPVDSEHSAIFQCLAGEENNPIEKIIITASGGPFRGKTAQYLTEVTRNEALKHPNWVMGAKITIDSASLMNKGLEVIEAKWLFDLALDQIEVVVHPQSIIHSMVQFQDGSIKAQMGLPDMKLPIQYALAYPNRITNNFKRFDFTAYPTLTFEQPDTKTFRNLDLAYQALAKGGNAPCIINAANEIAVAGFLNNEVGFLAMSNVIETCMDQITFMADPVLDDYLNTDKETRILAQQLVQQMPDALTI, encoded by the coding sequence TTGAAACATATTGCTATACTTGGCTCAACAGGCAGCATAGGGACACAGGCACTGGAGGTAATAGAGGGTAATGCTGAATTATTTAAAGCCCATGTTTTAACAGCCCAAAACAACGCTGCGCTTCTGATACAACAATGCCTTAAGTTTAGGCCCACTTATGCAGTTATCTGCAATACTGATAAATACACCGAGGTTAAAGAGGCGCTTGCAGGTACAGGCACTGAAGTACTTGCTGGTCACCAAGCTGTAAAAGACATTGTTACCGATAGCAAAATAGATGTTGTGCTTACCGCTATGGTAGGCTTTTCAGGCCTGGAACCCACCATAAATGCCATTAAAGCAGGTAAAGATATTGCCCTTGCTAATAAGGAAACGCTTGTTGTTGCAGGTGAACTGATCACCTCACTGGCCAAGGAACACAACGTAAAATTATTGCCGGTAGATTCTGAGCATTCTGCAATTTTCCAATGCCTTGCCGGGGAAGAAAACAACCCGATTGAAAAGATCATTATTACCGCTTCTGGCGGACCATTCCGCGGTAAAACAGCGCAATATTTGACCGAAGTTACCCGCAATGAAGCTTTAAAACATCCTAACTGGGTGATGGGTGCTAAAATAACTATCGACTCGGCTTCGTTAATGAATAAAGGTTTGGAAGTGATAGAAGCTAAGTGGTTGTTTGATTTAGCGCTTGATCAGATTGAAGTAGTTGTACATCCGCAATCTATTATCCATTCAATGGTACAGTTTCAGGACGGATCGATAAAAGCACAAATGGGCTTACCGGATATGAAATTGCCGATACAATATGCATTGGCTTATCCTAACCGTATTACCAACAACTTTAAGCGTTTTGATTTTACGGCCTACCCTACCTTAACTTTTGAGCAACCCGATACAAAAACATTCCGTAACCTTGACTTGGCTTACCAGGCATTGGCTAAGGGCGGCAATGCACCTTGTATTATTAATGCAGCTAATGAAATAGCCGTTGCTGGCTTTTTAAATAACGAGGTGGGCTTTTTAGCCATGAGCAATGTTATTGAAACCTGTATGGATCAGATAACTTTTATGGCCGACCCTGTTTTAGATGATTATTTAAATACTGACAAAGAAACACGCATTTTAGCGCAGCAATTGGTGCAGCAAATGCCCGATGCTTTAACAATTTGA
- the rseP gene encoding RIP metalloprotease RseP: MSILIMVGQLILGLSILVILHELGHFVAARAFGIKVEKFYLFFDAWNIKLFKYTYKGVEYGIGWLPLGGYVKIAGMIDESMDTDQMAGPPQPWEFRSKPAWQRLIVMLGGVTVNIILGVIIFWMLTVKYGESYIPNQSVKYGIVPGIIGKEIGLKAGDKITAVNGKPIVRFDELLSSKVLLGNTVLDVNRDGKDVKVTVPGNILNDVADYGIGEFVTLRSKFAVDSVVANSYAAKAGILKGDSIKAVNGVPVTFQDQLHDQMQSHKNQQVNLTISRKGTIIPITAQVNKEGSLGFPDGKFGIKMTNDEPPVTNLKYGFIQSLPVGASKAWGTFADNAKGLGKVFKGEVKANKAFTGPVGIATMFGSHIDWSRFWSLVGLLSMALALMNLLPIPALDGGHALFLIIEMIKGKPLSDKFLERAQIVGFVILVTLMVFVFGNDIVKHIVKK; this comes from the coding sequence ATGAGTATATTGATAATGGTAGGCCAGTTGATACTGGGCCTTTCAATTCTGGTAATTTTACATGAGCTTGGCCACTTTGTAGCGGCACGTGCATTTGGTATTAAAGTAGAGAAGTTTTACCTATTTTTTGATGCCTGGAACATTAAACTATTTAAATACACCTACAAAGGTGTTGAGTATGGCATAGGCTGGTTACCACTGGGTGGCTATGTGAAAATAGCGGGTATGATTGACGAATCAATGGATACCGATCAAATGGCTGGCCCGCCGCAACCGTGGGAGTTCCGCTCAAAACCAGCATGGCAACGCCTTATCGTTATGCTTGGCGGCGTTACCGTAAATATTATTTTAGGTGTAATCATCTTCTGGATGCTTACCGTAAAATATGGTGAAAGTTATATCCCTAATCAAAGTGTTAAATATGGCATTGTACCCGGTATAATCGGTAAAGAAATTGGCCTTAAGGCAGGCGATAAAATTACTGCTGTAAACGGTAAACCTATTGTACGCTTTGATGAGCTGCTTAGCTCAAAAGTATTATTAGGTAATACTGTTTTAGACGTAAACCGCGATGGTAAGGATGTTAAGGTAACGGTACCAGGTAATATATTAAACGACGTTGCCGATTACGGCATTGGCGAGTTTGTTACACTTAGAAGTAAGTTTGCCGTTGATTCGGTAGTAGCCAATAGCTATGCTGCGAAAGCCGGTATATTAAAAGGCGACAGTATAAAAGCAGTAAATGGCGTGCCTGTTACCTTTCAGGATCAGTTGCATGACCAGATGCAGTCGCACAAAAACCAGCAGGTAAACCTCACCATTAGCCGTAAAGGAACAATTATACCTATTACTGCACAAGTGAACAAAGAAGGTTCTTTAGGTTTCCCTGACGGCAAGTTCGGTATCAAAATGACCAACGACGAGCCACCGGTTACTAATTTGAAATATGGCTTTATACAATCATTACCTGTGGGCGCATCAAAAGCCTGGGGCACATTTGCAGACAATGCTAAAGGATTAGGTAAAGTGTTTAAAGGCGAAGTAAAGGCAAACAAAGCATTTACAGGCCCTGTAGGCATCGCTACCATGTTTGGCAGCCATATTGACTGGAGCCGCTTCTGGAGCCTTGTAGGGCTACTTTCAATGGCGTTAGCATTAATGAACCTATTGCCTATTCCTGCACTTGATGGCGGACATGCTTTATTCCTGATTATTGAGATGATTAAGGGTAAACCATTAAGTGATAAGTTCCTTGAACGTGCTCAGATTGTGGGCTTTGTTATCCTGGTTACTTTAATGGTATTTGTGTTTGGGAACGACATTGTGAAACACATTGTGAAGAAGTAA
- a CDS encoding BatA domain-containing protein codes for MHFLYPAFLFALLTLAIPVIIHLFNFRRYQKVYFSNVQFLKEVQEQQASGRKLRERLILATRLLALAFLVFAFARPYIPANNSKIAAGSQQLVSVFVDNSYSMQALSREGALLDEAKTKAKEIAAAYDINTHFQVLTQDFEGKHQRLLSRDEFNDAVDAVKISPQSRNLQSIIERQQSLLQTQPTANKALYVISDFQKNMGADKLKTDSGTVINLIQLKANPLPNVAIDSVWSVNPLHRPAETEKILVKLHNYAEEKAEKIPLKLLINNTQKALGSYTINAGETITDTLTFSGLQAGWQKMELQLQDNPVTFDNQFFGSFYVQQQMPVLIVTGGSNDKYLEAVFNSDQFFKITETADGRVDYNGLSNFPLVVLSNIKTVSSGLAQQLKLYVEKGGTLSVFPAGDADLSSYKNLLQPLHAAYPEKLLKEDTRVSVLNLKSQLYKNTFENMPENPDLPLVKAYYQLNTSTTAEKLMSLSTGQPFLVQQKAKQGSVFVSAVPLDESFSNLPRHALFVTTMLRMALISAQNNPLYYKLGSNEAIDIPSIAVGADQVLTLVKGEQKIIPDVRRQDGNTYLFVSDQLQQPGIYTLKQGDNTLALLAFNSSKSESDLHYFNQSELQKIAPKSSNVITKSNGSVNSIISGANFGLQLWKLCLLLSLIFLATEIVLIRFYRMNKTINAQSGKS; via the coding sequence ATGCACTTTTTATATCCGGCATTTCTTTTTGCACTGTTAACACTGGCCATACCTGTGATCATTCACCTGTTTAATTTCAGGCGGTATCAAAAGGTTTACTTCAGCAATGTGCAGTTTCTAAAAGAGGTGCAGGAACAGCAAGCCTCCGGAAGAAAGCTCCGCGAACGCTTAATACTGGCAACGCGTTTACTGGCATTAGCATTTTTAGTTTTTGCTTTTGCAAGGCCTTATATCCCTGCAAACAATAGTAAAATCGCAGCCGGAAGCCAGCAACTGGTAAGTGTTTTTGTTGATAATTCTTACTCTATGCAGGCGCTTAGCCGCGAAGGGGCACTGCTTGACGAAGCCAAAACAAAAGCTAAAGAAATTGCAGCTGCTTATGATATCAACACCCATTTCCAGGTACTAACACAGGACTTTGAAGGAAAACACCAGCGTTTATTAAGCCGTGACGAATTTAACGATGCTGTCGACGCTGTAAAGATCAGTCCGCAAAGCCGCAATTTACAATCTATTATTGAGCGGCAGCAAAGTTTGCTTCAAACGCAGCCTACGGCTAACAAAGCCTTATATGTAATATCAGACTTTCAAAAAAATATGGGTGCCGATAAACTTAAAACTGATTCGGGTACAGTGATCAACCTGATACAGCTTAAAGCCAACCCACTGCCAAATGTTGCCATTGATAGCGTTTGGTCTGTTAATCCATTGCATCGTCCCGCAGAAACAGAGAAGATCCTTGTTAAACTGCATAACTATGCCGAAGAAAAAGCAGAGAAAATACCCTTAAAGCTATTGATCAACAACACACAAAAAGCGTTGGGTAGCTATACCATTAATGCAGGTGAGACTATAACTGATACTTTAACATTTTCAGGCTTGCAGGCAGGCTGGCAAAAAATGGAATTGCAGCTACAAGATAACCCAGTCACGTTTGATAACCAGTTCTTCGGTAGCTTTTATGTTCAGCAGCAAATGCCGGTTTTAATCGTAACCGGCGGAAGCAATGATAAATACCTGGAGGCTGTTTTTAATAGCGATCAGTTTTTTAAGATCACCGAAACGGCTGATGGGCGGGTGGATTATAATGGGCTATCCAACTTTCCCCTTGTTGTACTCAGCAATATTAAGACGGTATCATCAGGATTGGCACAGCAACTAAAACTATATGTTGAAAAAGGGGGGACGTTAAGCGTATTCCCGGCGGGGGATGCAGATTTAAGCAGCTATAAAAACTTGCTTCAACCATTGCATGCAGCCTATCCCGAAAAACTTTTAAAAGAGGATACCCGGGTCTCTGTTCTTAATTTAAAATCTCAGCTATATAAAAATACTTTTGAGAATATGCCTGAAAACCCTGACCTGCCTTTGGTTAAAGCATATTACCAGCTAAATACAAGCACAACTGCTGAAAAATTAATGTCACTTTCAACAGGCCAGCCATTTTTAGTACAGCAAAAAGCTAAACAAGGCAGCGTGTTTGTAAGCGCAGTGCCCTTAGACGAAAGTTTTAGTAACCTGCCACGCCATGCGCTTTTTGTAACCACAATGCTGCGTATGGCTTTAATAAGCGCGCAAAATAATCCTTTGTATTATAAGTTAGGTAGCAACGAAGCTATCGACATACCTTCAATAGCTGTAGGTGCCGACCAGGTGTTAACATTAGTCAAAGGTGAGCAGAAAATTATCCCCGATGTGCGCCGACAGGATGGCAATACATACTTATTCGTTTCAGACCAGTTACAGCAACCCGGAATATACACCTTAAAACAAGGTGACAACACACTGGCCTTACTTGCTTTTAACAGTAGCAAGTCAGAGTCTGATCTTCATTATTTTAACCAGTCTGAGTTGCAGAAAATAGCGCCTAAAAGCAGCAATGTCATCACTAAAAGTAACGGATCTGTTAACAGTATAATATCAGGTGCAAATTTTGGCTTACAATTATGGAAACTTTGCCTACTTTTATCCCTGATTTTTCTGGCGACGGAAATTGTGCTGATCAGGTTCTACAGAATGAATAAGACAATAAATGCTCAGTCCGGAAAATCATAA
- a CDS encoding tetratricopeptide repeat-containing sensor histidine kinase, which yields MMLTAQSNIFANNAQPAITTAYIDSLNERAYRQVHVNVSKALLQLTDAEQMCDKIDYKKGLAINYMYQAEVFNQRGFTKRAIALYYNSLDLSRQNNDLYNLARALEHISSIKRHNGQLADAEKMLDTCFSIFKKLNKPIDIVNVQLRLGLLKIKEKQYQQALLMFQKAHDLSKSIKFQYGEKKTYYNRGELYREINNIDSAIYYYKTALVIDTLTHDRYGKALSYNGLANLYFKNKQFDEAAKYANAAQLNADSVHAQELAVVAIETLLKTATAKNNMPNIIKWQNKLLAIERSNKEIDRNDAIILVEVLKQQHDHELGIQKKIADIQKISQVKTVLLVCFLIVMVIVLLLVLSVTNNYRKAQAYAAALNEKNKQINEHSDSVAALNKKILAQNNILEEDNKLKNRLLSVISHDLRHPLTNTKSILSLINLRLVNHQETETLFGHLEAQYNRTVTLLDNLLYWIKSQIHNDKPRKSDVNLHELVNSLIEEQKLEAQKKHLVVQNLVSTLFEYRGEPELLKIIFRNLLTNAIKFTHREGAITFSAYNSNEELSITVKDTGIGMKPEVLQHIKNQGHYTSRGTANEDGNGLGLMLIRDLIRKMNGRLDIESDYGHGSTFTVTLVKVEEPVFED from the coding sequence ATGATGCTTACTGCACAATCAAACATTTTTGCGAATAATGCTCAGCCTGCCATTACTACTGCTTATATCGATTCACTTAACGAAAGGGCTTACAGACAGGTACACGTCAATGTCTCCAAAGCGCTTTTGCAACTCACCGATGCCGAGCAAATGTGCGATAAGATAGATTATAAAAAAGGCTTGGCTATCAACTACATGTATCAGGCTGAAGTATTTAATCAGCGCGGCTTCACAAAAAGGGCTATCGCACTGTATTATAACTCGCTCGACCTTAGCCGTCAAAACAATGACCTTTATAACTTAGCAAGGGCGCTTGAACATATCAGCAGTATTAAACGCCATAACGGGCAACTGGCCGATGCCGAAAAAATGCTGGATACGTGTTTTTCGATCTTTAAAAAATTGAACAAACCAATTGACATTGTAAATGTGCAATTGCGCTTAGGCCTGTTAAAGATAAAAGAGAAACAATACCAGCAGGCTTTGCTCATGTTTCAAAAAGCACATGACCTGTCTAAAAGTATAAAGTTTCAATACGGGGAAAAGAAAACTTACTATAACCGGGGCGAACTGTATAGAGAAATTAATAACATAGATTCTGCAATCTATTATTACAAAACGGCTTTGGTTATTGACACCCTTACCCATGACAGATATGGTAAGGCTTTATCTTATAATGGCCTGGCGAACCTTTATTTTAAGAACAAACAGTTTGATGAAGCTGCAAAATACGCTAATGCAGCTCAGTTAAATGCAGATAGCGTACACGCCCAGGAATTAGCGGTTGTTGCTATAGAAACATTATTGAAGACAGCCACTGCTAAAAATAATATGCCAAATATTATTAAATGGCAGAACAAGCTGTTAGCCATTGAGCGTTCAAACAAAGAAATAGACCGTAATGATGCCATTATACTTGTAGAGGTATTAAAACAGCAGCATGACCATGAATTAGGTATACAGAAAAAGATAGCGGATATACAGAAAATATCCCAGGTTAAAACTGTTTTATTGGTGTGCTTCCTTATTGTAATGGTTATTGTTCTGTTATTGGTATTGTCGGTAACCAATAACTACAGAAAAGCGCAGGCTTATGCTGCTGCACTTAATGAAAAGAACAAGCAAATTAACGAGCATTCAGATTCTGTTGCTGCACTTAATAAAAAGATTCTAGCACAGAACAATATACTTGAAGAGGATAATAAGCTTAAAAACAGGCTGCTATCGGTAATATCACACGATTTGCGCCATCCGCTTACTAACACTAAGAGTATTTTAAGTTTAATTAACCTGCGGCTGGTAAACCATCAGGAAACAGAAACACTATTTGGCCATTTAGAAGCGCAGTACAACCGTACAGTTACCTTACTTGATAATCTACTATACTGGATTAAAAGCCAGATCCATAATGACAAGCCGCGTAAAAGCGATGTTAATTTGCATGAGCTTGTAAACAGCCTTATTGAAGAGCAAAAGCTGGAAGCCCAGAAAAAGCACCTGGTTGTACAAAACCTTGTTTCAACCTTGTTTGAATACCGTGGCGAGCCTGAACTGTTAAAGATTATTTTCCGTAACCTGCTTACTAATGCCATTAAATTTACTCATCGCGAGGGTGCGATTACCTTTAGCGCCTATAACAGTAATGAGGAATTAAGCATTACCGTGAAGGATACCGGAATTGGTATGAAACCGGAGGTGCTTCAGCATATCAAAAATCAGGGTCATTATACCTCACGTGGTACAGCTAATGAAGATGGTAACGGGTTGGGATTAATGTTGATCCGCGACCTGATCAGGAAGATGAATGGACGCCTTGATATTGAAAGCGATTATGGGCACGGCAGTACTTTTACAGTTACCTTAGTAAAGGTAGAAGAGCCCGTTTTTGAAGATTAA